A window of Chloroflexota bacterium genomic DNA:
CACGAGGGTGACGGACGCCAAGACGCTGGAGGTGGTGGTTGCCATTCTGGCAGGGTTAGTGAATAAGGAGTTGGTAGCCAGTATCGAGGCTCTGGGCGGACAGGCTGTTGGCCTGACCGGTATAGACGGTGCGCTTTTTGAAGCCGAAATCAGGAATGCTGAAATGGGATACGTCGGGGAAGTAGTTAAGGTCAAAAAAGCATTGCTGGGAGCTCTGCTTGAGGCGGGGTTCATCCCCGTAATCGCCCCGCTCGGCCTTCAATCGTCTCCCAGGACTCAGGAGAACAAGTTCATGCTCAATCTCAATGGCGATACCGTCGCCGGCGAGATAGCCGCCGCTCTCGCTGCCGAGAAGCTGATCTTCCTTACCGATGTCGCTGGTATTCATGATGGCGCTGGGCAGTTGATTCGGCATCTTTCTTCAGAGCAGGCGAAAGGCCTCATCACCACTGGTGTGGCTTCGGGGGGAATGATACCTAAGATAGAAGCCTGCCTGCGGGCGCTTACAACTGTTCCCGTGACCCGGATTATCGATGGCAGACTGCCCCATGCCTTGCTCAGGGAAATAGAGGGCACGGGCGATGGCACCACCGTTGCCTGATTGTTTAGAGTGTTTGAAGAGGTAGTCATGACTAACTGGCAAGAACTGGAAAAGAAGTATTACTTTCAGGTGGTGAAGCGTTTGCCGGTCACCCTGGTTCGCGGACAAGGGGCAAGGGTGTGGGATGATACCGGCAAAGAGTACCTTGACTTTACGGCTGGCTGGGCGGTGAATAGCTTAGGTCACTGCCATCCCGTGGTAGCCCAAGCCCTGGCTGACCAGGCTAATACCTTGATCCACACCTCAAACCAATTTTACACAGTGCCACAGATCCGCCTGGCACAACTGCTCGTGGAGAATAGCTGCTTTGATAAGGTATTCCTCTGCAACAGCGGTACTGAAGCCAACGAGGGAGCGGTAAAGCTGGCTCGCAAATATGGCAAGCTCCACCGGAAAGGGGCCTTCGAGGTTATCACCACCTTCAATTCCTTTCACGGTCGCACCCTGGCTATGGTGGCGGCTACGGGCCAGCGCAAGTTTCAGCAACCCTACATTCCCCTACCCTCCGGATTCGTCAATGTGGAATAC
This region includes:
- the argB gene encoding acetylglutamate kinase; this encodes MGKAIVVKLGGSTLGSHDTTLEDLVTLQQRGKRLVVIHGGGNVVSEWLKLLDIPFTFVRGTRVTDAKTLEVVVAILAGLVNKELVASIEALGGQAVGLTGIDGALFEAEIRNAEMGYVGEVVKVKKALLGALLEAGFIPVIAPLGLQSSPRTQENKFMLNLNGDTVAGEIAAALAAEKLIFLTDVAGIHDGAGQLIRHLSSEQAKGLITTGVASGGMIPKIEACLRALTTVPVTRIIDGRLPHALLREIEGTGDGTTVA